The proteins below are encoded in one region of Pan paniscus chromosome 4, NHGRI_mPanPan1-v2.0_pri, whole genome shotgun sequence:
- the GMCL2 gene encoding germ cell-less protein-like 2 — MGSSSSRVLGQPRRALAQKEQGARARGSARRPYTGDDAAGCGFCYCPGSHKRKRSSGPCCYCHPDSHRDEDEEEGDKQQPLLNTPARKKLRSTSKYIYQTLFLNGENSDIKICALGEEWRLHKIYLCQSGYFSSMFSGSWKESSMNIIELEIPDQNIDVEALQVAFGSLYRDDVLIKPSRVVAILAAACMLQLDGLIQQCGETMKETISVKTVCGYYTSVEIYGLDSVKKKCLEWLLNNLMTHQNVKLFKELGINVMKQLIGSSNLFVMQVEMDVYTTLKKWMFLQLVPSWNGSLKQLLTEADVWCSKQRKDFEGMAFLETEPGKPFVSVFRHLRLQYIISDLASARIIEQDAIVPSEWLSSVYKQQWFAMLRAEQDREVGPQEINKEDLEGNSMRCGRKLAKDGEYCWCWTGFNFGFDLLVIYTNGYIIFKRNTLNQPGSGSVSLRPRRSIAFRLRLASFDSSGKLVCSRTTGYQILILKKDQEQVVMNLDSRFLTFPLYICCNFLYISPEKGIENNRHPENPEN, encoded by the coding sequence ATGGGATCGTCGAGCAGCCGGGTGCTGGGCCAGCCGAGGCGAGCCCTTGCCCAGAAGGAACAGGGTGCCAGGGCCAGGGGCTCGGCCCGGAGGCCGTACACTGGAGACGATGCGGCGGGCTGCGGCTTCTGTTACTGCCCGGGCAGTCACAAGCGCAAGCGGAGCAGCGGGCCCTGCTGCTACTGTCACCCGGACTCGCACAGGGacgaggatgaggaggagggggaCAAGCAGCAGCCGCTCCTCAACACCCCTGCAAGGAAAAAATTAAGGAGTACATCCAAATATATTTATCAAACATTATTTTTGAATGGTGAAAACAGTGACATTAAGATTTGTGCTCTAGGAGAAGAATGGcgattacacaaaatatatttatgtcaATCTGGCTACTTTTCTAGTATGTTCAGTGGTTCTTGGAAAGAATCCAGCATGAATATTATTGAACTGGAGATTCCTGACCAGAACATTGATGTAGAGGCACTGCAGGTTGCGTTTGGTTCACTGTATCGAGATGATGTCTTGATAAAACCCAGTCGAGTTGTTGCCATTTTGGCAGCAGCTTGTATGCTGCAGCTGGATGGTTTAATACAGCAGTGTGGTGAGACAATGAAGGAAACAATTAGTGTGAAAACTGTATGCGGTTATTACACATCAGTAGAGATCTATGGATTAGATTCTGTAAAGAAAAAGTGCCTTGAATGGCTTCTAAACAATTTGATGACTCACCAGAAtgttaaactttttaaagaactCGGTATAAATGTCATGAAACAGCTCATTGGTTCCTCTAACTTATTTGTGATGCAAGTGGAGATGGATGTATACACCACTCTAAAAAAGTGGATGTTCCTTCAACTTGTGCCTTCTTGGAATGGATCTTTAAAACAGCTTTTGACAGAAGCAGATGTCTGGTGTTCTAAACAGAGAAAAGATTTTGAAGGTATGGCCTTTCTTGAAACTGAACCAGGAAAACCGTTTGTGTCAGTATTCAGACATTTAAGGTTACAATATATTATCAGTGACCTAGCTTCTGCAAGAATTATTGAACAAGATGCTATAGTACCTTCAGAATGGCTGTCTTCTGTGTATAAACAGCAGTGGTTTGCTATGCTGCGGGCAGAACAAGACCGTGAGGTAGGGCCTCAAGAAATCAATAAAGAAGACCTAGAGGGAAATAGCATGAGGTGTGGTAGAAAGCTTGCCAAAGATGGTGAATACTGCTGGTGTTGGACGGGTTTTAACTTCGGCTTTGACCTACTTGTAATTTACACCAATGGATACATCATTTTCAAACGCAATACACTGAATCAGCCAGGCAGCGGGTCTGTCAGTTTACGGCCTCGAAGGAGCATAGCATTTAGATTACGCTTGGCTTCTTTTGATAGTAGTGGAAAACTAGTATGTAGTAGAACAACTGGCTATCAAATACTTATACTTAAAAAGGATCAGGAACAAGTGGTGATGAACTTGGACAGCAGGTTTCTGACCTTCCCTTTATATATCTGCTGTAACTTCTTGTATATATCACCAGAAAAAGGAATTGAAAATAATCGTCACCCAGAAAATCCAGAAAACTGA